A single region of the Nicotiana sylvestris chromosome 6, ASM39365v2, whole genome shotgun sequence genome encodes:
- the LOC104226703 gene encoding putative late blight resistance protein homolog R1B-16 gives MAYAAITSLMSTIQQSMQLTGHNLQSFYEKLESLIAITEKPCNNMIGNLGPLTRLEAKVIELACSTEDMVDSESRNVMVDLESRNVINIISRTISFWRLRFLLKQAIRDIDCTAKKWIGTQTNQDLKAQNPILPSTSERALEPENMMVGHENEFEMMQDQLARGASELEVVSIVGMGGIGKTTLANKIFSDPFIMSRFDIRAKVTISQEYCPRKGLLGLLSSITGKTDKPYEQQDDGQLKDRLQKLLKGRRYLIVVDDIWNEAAWDDIKLCFPDCNNRSRILLTTRNVEVAEYASSGKPPYQMRLLNCHESCDLLHKRVFLNECFPPEFEQLGKQIALNCKGLPLAIIVIAGLLSKIGKSMDEWQMVVENVSSLVSTDVDVQCMRVLALSYHHLPRRLKSCFLYFAIFPEDEQIFVNKLVELWAVEGFLKVDDMNNIEKVGEEFLKELIDRNLISIQNLSFDGKIESCGMHDLIRELCLREAQNMNFVNVIGEENDRNPCAQLMHFSRSRSRISIQSNNRDDSIEAKLAIYPEKDARSIICFRGHWFVQKSLRFKLVRVLDLALVRCSTFPSGILDLIHLRYLALTLYPHLESGKEIPSTTVIPPPISSLCYLQTFKLYLPISKNLVFPFILPSEILAMPQLRHLFLDWNYLQSYETTKKSLVLKNLQCLSGWNPCYCTGSVFRLFPNLKKLQIRGIPKDFNHHALFDFCNLDQLEELEFCVTYPRFGCFLDRTTHPEGRLRLHNPPLFNAEDAFAPFQLPHPNNFPQNLKNLAFSGTFFCWKDLSGFGKLPKLESIKLGYDAFQDKEWEIVDEVFPRLKFLLLEDLEIRHWRASCDNFPCLERLFLKGCWYLDSIPQDFADITTLALIDIWRCAKSVENSAKQIQQDMQDNYAISIEVHIH, from the coding sequence ATGGCTTATGCTGCTATTACTTCCCTCATGAGCACCATACAACAATCAATGCAACTTACTGGACATAACCTGCAATCGTTCTATGAAAAGCTTGAATCGTTGATAGCTATTACGGAGAAACCGTGCAATAATATGATAGGCAATCTTGGTCCATTGACAAGATTGGAAGCTAAAGTGATAGAGCTAGCATGCAGCACAGAAGATATGGTTGACTCGGAATCAAGAAATGTTATGGTTGACCTGGAATCAAGAAATGTTATAAACATAATTTCACGAACAATATCCTTTTGGAGACTTCGTTTCCTCTTGAAACAAGCAATACGAGACATTGATTGCACCGCGAAGAAGTGGATAGGAACACAGACCAACCAAGATCTGAAAGCACAAAATCCGATTCTTCCCTCTACATCTGAACGTGCTTTGGAGCCCGAGAATATGATGGTCGGCCATGAAAATGAATTCGAGATGATGCAGGACCAACTTGCTAGAGGAGCTAGTGAACTAGAAGTTGTCTCAATTGTAGGTATGGGGGGCATTGGCAAAACAACTCTGGCGAACAAAATCTTCAGTGATCCATTCATTATGTCTCGCTTTGACATTCGTGCAAAAGTTACTATTTCACAAGAGTATTGTCCGAGAAAAGGACTCCTAGGCCTTCTCTCTTCTATCACTGGAAAGACCGATAAACCTTATGAGCAGCAAGATGATGGGCAACTAAAGGACCGACTTCAAAAGCTCCTAAAAGGTAGGAGATACTTGATAGTCGTTGATGACATATGGAATGAAGCAGCTTGGGATGATATAAAACTATGCTTCCCAGACTGTAACAATAGGAGTCGAATACTCTTGACCACTCGAAATGTGGAAGTGGCTGAATATGCTAGCTCAGGTAAGCCTCCTTATCAAATGCGCCTTTTGAATTGCCATGAAAGTTGTGATTTACTGCACAAAAGGGTCTTTCTGAATGAATGTTTCCCCCCTGAATTCGAACAACTTGGGAAACAAATTGCATTAAACTGCAAAGGATTACCCCTAGCAATTATTGTAATTGCTGGACTTCTTTCCAAAATCGGTAAATCAATGGATGAGTGGCAAATGGTTGTTGAGAATGTAAGTTCATTAGTAAGCACAGATGTTGATGTCCAATGCATGAGGGTGCTAGCATTGAGTTACCATCACTTGCCTCGTCGCCTAAAATCGTGCTTTCTGTATTTTGCAATCTTCCCAGAGGATGAACAGATTTTTGTCAATAAACTTGTGGAATTATGGGCTGTAGAGGGATTTTTGAAGGTGGACGATATGAATAACATAGAAAAGGTGGGTGAAGAATTTCTAAAAGAACTTATAGATAGAAATTTAATTTCAATCCAAAATTTGAGTTTTGATGGAAAAATCGAGAGTTGTGGAATGCATGATTTGATTCGTGAACTATGCTTGAGGGAAGCTCAAAACATGAATTTTGTGAATGTTATTGGAGAAGAGAATGATCGAAATCCATGTGCACAGTTGATGCATTTTTCTAGGAGTCGAAGTCGGATCAGTATCCAATCGAACAATCGAGACGATTCTATTGAGGCAAAATTGGCCATATATCCTGAAAAAGATGCCCGTTCTATTATCTGTTTTAGAGGGCATTGGTTCGTGCAAAAGTCGTTACGTTTCAAGCTAGTAAGAGTACTAGATCTTGCTTTAGTGAGATGTAGTACTTTTCCTAGTGGGATACTTGATCTAATTCACTTGAGATACCTTGCTTTGACTCTTTATCCTCACTTGGAGTCGGGAAAAGAGATTCCCTCAACAACAGTCATTCCTCCACCGATATCTAGCCTATGTTATCTGCAAACCTTTAAACTTTACCTTCCTATTTCCAAAAACCTGGTCTTTCCTTTCATATTACCATCAGAAATTTTGGCGATGCCACAATTAAGGCACCTCTTTTTAGATTGGAATTACTTGCAGTCTTACGAGACTACGAAGAAAAGTTTGGTTCTGAAAAATTTGCAGTGTCTGTCTGGATGGAATCCTTGCTATTGTACTGGCTCTGTCTTTAGACTATTTCCCAACTTAAAGAAGTTGCAAATACGTGGCATCCCAAAAGACTTTAATCAccatgcactctttgatttttgCAACTTAGATCAGCTCGAGGAATTGGAATTTTGTGTTACTTATCCGCGTTTTGGTTGCTTTCTGGATAGAACTACACATCCAGAAGGCCGTTTGAGGCTCCATAATCCCCCTTTATTTAATGCAGAAGACGCTTTTGCACCTTTTCAGCTACCTCATCCAAATAATTTTCCACAAAACCTCAAGAATTTAGCTTTTAGTGGCACTTTTTTTTGTTGGAAGGATTTGAGCGGTTTTGGTAAATTGCCTAAACTCGAGTCCATTAAACTTGGATATGATGCTTTCCAAGACAAGGAGTGGGAAATAGTTGATGAAGTATTTCCTCGCTTGAAGTTCTTGCTCCTCGAAGACTTAGAGATTAGGCACTGGAGAGCCAGTTGTGACAATTTTCCGTGCCTTGAACGACTATTTCTCAAAGGTTGTTGGTATTTGGATTCAATCCCTCAAGATTTTGCAGATATAACCACGCTTGCTCTAATTGATATATGGAGGTGTGCAAAATCTGTTGAGAATTCCGCCAAGCAGATTCAACAGGACATGCAAGATAACTATGCAATTTCTATTGAGGTCCATATCCATTAG